AAGACTGCCAATATATTTTCTAGAGGACATCACTAATTCATTGTTACAGCCtgtaatgtgtaaaataaaatgaagacaaaagtTCTGTATTTCTCCATTTAATGTCAGGAGAATTAACACTTTAATATGCCCAATGAACAAAGTTAACTTGGCATTCTCCTAAATTCTCCAAATTGCTGTTAGTCCAGAACCCAGATGCATGACTTGCTGGGAATATACAACACACCCTTGAAGTGAAGCATACCAGCACACATGAGATCTGAATAGCTACTGTATGCCATAATAAGAGCAATGGCACAAGCAAGGTGTGTGCGTCAGACAAAGACCAGATTAAATGCTTCAAATGCAAGACCATTGTTAAACACATCTGGCTACTACAAAATATTGTTCAGGAGATACAAATCACCAGGCTTCAGATATTAAATGGTCCATGGGCTCTCTATAGAAGCATTAGGATTATACATTTCAGACATCCAGATATCCTTAAGAAAATATGGACAAAAACCAAGTTCAGTACAGGTTTATTTTGAACATAaatctttctgcattttcttAAAAGCTACAATTCCAGAGACAAACAGAATCACTGACAACACGCCACCAACTGCAACCAAAGACCAATATCCTGCAgaataggggaaaaaaaaaaaaaaaaaaaaaaaaaaaaaaaaaaaaaaaaaatcagcagttaATATGTActttgatttgtttaaatattgataCAATATAACCAAAACAGTAAAGTCCATAGGAAATAATCTTGAGCAAAGGTCAGGATCCACTAATACTAGCATTACTTACGATTTCTTTGCCTGACGCAACGGGCATTAACACCTCGCAACAGAACTGGTCCAGATGAAACAAATGTCTTTGCTTTCTCTGCAACTTGCCTCTCGGTACTGCGACCTAGAACAGCAATTTAGGGTTCCAGTCAGGATCAAATTGCCCCAGACTACCATTACACACCAAATAGGGGTAATTAACGCAATTCATGCAAGTGGGTCTAACAGTACCCTTTGATACCAAATGCCAAGACCCACATTGTAAAATGGAAAGCAGTGTACCAAAAGTGGTACAAGGAAGTGGAATAAGGCAGGCCTTTCTTGGAAATATGGTTTTGAAATGAGCAACAAGTGTTTAGTGTACCTACCACTAACCGGGCTATAAACTaatgcattacacacaaaaacaaaaaaagtctaagTTTCACATCAATAGCTCACTGGGATCAATGTAAATAACAAATGGTGAGCAAATAGGTTTGTTGATTGAGTAGTGTTGTTCCTTGGGATAATACTGAGCTCAGCATTTGCTTCAAATGAACGCAAAAAAAGCAGTTATTCCCCACTTTTAGTaatggggaagaaaaaaaaaacctggttgctatcagcatgatAGAATGCAGCCTGTTAGAAGTTCCTTGGAGAATGAAATGttctgcttaaataaaaaaataaatccacagaCGAAATCCAGAGAAGCCAGCTCTttgagggacaggccacatcctggaagTCCGAGGGTCACTACACCAGTCCAGGACCATCACACCCATGCATAATCATCCATGTATCGGCACAGAGCACAGCTCGCCGTCTGCAAAAACTATTCGCATGCTCAGGGGCCATTCAGGGGTAACGTTGAAAGCAGAGAGACAAAAATCACCATCTGTGGGCCAGAAAACACCCAAAAAGGTGGTGGCAGAGTTAACAGATGAATGTCGTTTTGCCATTGACTAAACAACCATGCTTGGAGAAGTCATGGTGAGTGTGATGCCAGCTGTTGCGTTGTTCACGCCAACTGGTAGAAGTGCgatgtgtttttaaaaggagATTTCTCCACAACGCCTTTGGTGTGGACTGAGGGCACTCATACTGCTCAGTATGACATTGACAAATTCCTTGGGGCAACAgcttttccattcctgcaagccaatctgaaAGAATCGATTTCCCTAGCATGACAATAAAAGATGACACAATCTAAGACTATTTCCACTTTTACAGTGCATagtgaaaatattaaaacaattaaacataggAATATTTTGCTGTCAGATTGTGTCCAATGAGACATCCACACTgtgccaaaatttaaaaaaaaaaaaaaaaaagtcagattagTATTTCCCCTAAACCACCCCCCCAAAACCAGGATGTTATAGATGTGCAGTAATATGATAGGCTAATAATGTTGCACCCTAGAATGGGCAATACATTTGCTAAAGTGTAGGATTACTTGTACATCAACAAGCAGACAACTAAAATAGCATTAAGTAGGACAAGTGCAATTAGAGGCAAGGACAAAACATCTTGCGTGTCAGGACATTTCAAAACACACCCAGCTGGATAAACCATTGCCGAGGGGTCTATGTTTTGGATAGATCGGCTGGACACCATCTCCTTTAGGTCTCAATGCTGAGATCGactgtttttgaaattaaaaacatgtattgtcaaGGGGGAAAAGGTTTACCTTGACAATACATAATGTCAGATTGTTCCAATTATAAATTGTATAATTGGTTTACATAGATTGTTTTAAAGTAGAGATTTAAAAATCATCATGCAGAGGACCAATTTTGTTAAtaggttttaaattaattgcagtgCAGACAAATAATGGTCCACGCACCAAACAAGACTTTACTGTGCCAGGTCATTACAGGAAATGAAAGGacttcaaaacaaaatgtgaaggTCTTACCGTGACTAGCTTATTCTCCTGACCACAGTCCAATAAAACATTGGTGGAACCAATCCGTGTCATCCACAGAGGACAGctgtgaccagccaaccttcgccagctggctgcagctgcacaggaagagttgACATAcaccacagcagtctatccaaaggctgatcaggtctatgcatcactGCCAGGATTGTGGTAACCCTCAGTTGCATGCATTATGAAAATAATGGTAATAGTTCTTAGAATTACACACAAcagaaactgaaatattttgggAAGTTATAAGTGGGTACATTACCTGGATGTCACATTGTTTTGAGGAACcaaataaatgtattgattttatataatatCTACGACACACCAACAGTATTCTGTACACTTTTGCAATAGGCTACTGCATGTGAAAGTCTATAAAACAGTTCTGCAAGCGACAGACGTACACTTTGGCTCAGCTTTCATTGTCTCTTGAAGTCCTTTGCAGCCTGGATTTTTGCATCTTCCTCTAGCTCCAAAACAAACAGACCAGTCTCTGGTGCAGTCCTGACAAATTGATGTACAGGGTAACTGTTCTGCGGGGCCTCCTTACTTTTTGGCATTAGTGTCCTCTACACTTCTGCATGCTGCTCTTTTCAGCCCAGACAGACTGCTACCTCACACTAACTGCAGGAGACAGCTGTTCCTTCTTGGGGATTCTGCATTTCTCCCTGTGGTAGAGAAGCAATGCCTCTACTACAGTCCGGTCCAGCATGTGAAAGATTAGCTAAAGATACCATTTCCTGGATCTGATTTTCATCCTGTACAAAGGCATAGGTGAATCAAGGAGGTCTACCACACCCATTATTTGTTATAAACCAGGATAAGATTAGGCCATGTCACCTGAACACTTTCTTCCTATCCCATCTATCAACAGTAAAAATTGGTTTGGCAGCAGCAAAGAGAGAAGAGTGACCGCATGATTGTCATACCATTTTACTGCAATGGCCAGTTGCTTCTTTCTCTTGAAACGTTCCCCTCCCTTCATCTCGCTGTCCGACACAAATGGGCATTCACATAAGCGATGGACTGAACAGTCCCCATACTGCACTGTTCTCAAAGTGACACTTGCAAATCTACACTACAAAACTAGTGGTCATAGTATGTTGTGGGAAAGGTTCTGTGGTACAATTGACAAGTTTGAGGACTGTTTCCAACTGGTAGCATTGGACCACTGTAAATCTCAAAGTTGTAAACCACACTTTGCATAAAATCATCTGCTAAATGATGCAATACATATAAAAAGTATTGGTTTAGGAGTATCAACCCCCTAAAATATTGCTATATTCCAATAGTAAATCCAATATCTCCATGTACAATGCTACATTCTGAATATAccaattagttaattttatattAGTAAAAAAATTCATGGAATACCAAGTTTCAGTTCTGAACATTTACATATAAATTTGGGATTTAATAAAGCAGTATCAAATACTCCATTCAAATAGGGCCTTCATACATGCAAGCTCACTCACATTGTGGCAGTAGAATTAACAAGTAGTCCTGTGACTAAGTGGGACTCTACCATTAGTAGATTTAGATTGTTAGAGCATgcaactacaaaacaaacatttgtatgTGTACTAAGCAAGACAGATTTATTACCTGCAAGTTACAATGTGCAATAAAAGGTTAATTCTCAGGGAGGTCGTGCCCAATACTTTAATGGCTTTCATTGACAGTCATTTCATACTGAAGACTGATTTTAATCTATTTgttcattttgcaatttgatcCATTTAAATACCCGACTTTAAATACCCACTATCAGACcaaaagttgtatttattatatatatatatattatatatatatatatataatgatatagatatatatatatataataatatatatataatatatatttatacacacacctTGAGTCTTTCAGCCCTTCTAAAAATTGACCATGGTAATTTCACCTGTGCTTTTCGCAATGcagtacatttttgtattgctcCAATTTACTAAATTAAGTTGTATGATAATTTTATTCATTCAGTTTAAACCTGAACTTCTGTAAGAGAAACTCAAGGATACAACACAAGTAACCATGATACCTTTGCAGCGTTTGAAGCAGGCTAGAAAATTAATGTACACAAGCAGAATTAGTGTGTAGATTGTCCAGTAAACATACACCATATGCACCGTGTAGATCAGGGGGATTCCACTTATGACATCTTGGTCCTACTGATGTTAACAGCATTACTGTGGAACTcttatttaaactttaaaaaataaaaaaaaaaagtgaggttCAATTATATTTACACTACACAGAAAATGATAGAGATTACACACACGCAATGGTTCCCATGATCAGTCTAACTTGGTCCACTTGATCAGCTAAACTAAATCAATAGGATTGATTAATCAGTACCCTGTAATTGGGAAGTTAAATTTCATTGGGATTCTCTTATCCCACCGAGTCTGCTTCAAATAGACAAGCCACTGGTACGCTGCAACTGACTCTAAAGGTGTATCCATCTGGGTTTAACTTCCAGGAAGAAAAAGTCTAAATTGCAAATTACAAGGACTTTGATTAGTTAAAAGCTGCCTTACCAATCCTTCGTTTGGTAGAAACACATTCTTTATTGCAGAGGCTGTCCGATATCTGGTTTGCATCACACATCACAACACCACAGTGGAagtaaatctgtttaaaaataagacaTTAATGCACTGGTACAAGTACAAAAGAATCGAGCAGGCATTTGAGCATTTCTTACTGAAGCTTTTTATGCCCTTACCTCCCCTTTTAGGGCTTCCTGGTCTTCCGCGAAGGAAAACATCTTCACTTCAAATCTTTTGAAATGAGAAGGAAACTTTACTCTCCCATTGGAAGAGACTGGATGAAAGACAGTCTTGTAAGTGTCAGCAGTGTACTCACAACTGGAAGAGAAGTCAGTGTTAAGGCAGAAACAATGGACACAAATTAAATAGAATAGGATACTGCAATCCCACTTGAGATCCTACCTCTCTACAACAACATCCCACTGTGGGAGGCTGTCTCGGTCAGCTGAATAGGTTGCCCAACAGTTTTCAAGAACCAAGTCAACTTGTGGATCTTGGCTGTACAGGAGTTCTACCTCAAAATACAAGGGTGTTCTCAAGTACTTCACTAGAGGATAATCTTGAGACTCATAGAAGACACTGTAGGATGAATCTGGAAGAGATGGCAGAATCAATACATGGAGAAAACTAGAGCGTgcacctttaaaacaaacaaaagtccaAGTCATACCCAAGGCAAGACGCATTATGACCTCAAGGTTGCCAAAGCCAggctggatgtcatgctgaataTTATCCTggtccatgaattgaatgacttGGGTGTCATTTATCTGAAAGTGACACGCAATTGCAAGCCTGGAATGGAGGAGAGGGCGTTTAAAAGTTGaatcaattttatttaaattaacacatCTGAATTAATACTTACTGGTAACTATTACCAGGAATAGAGAACAGCACTTCATTTTCATAAATCATGAAATTGTTATCAAACTGggggaaggggaaaaaaaaaaaaaaaaagtcaggattGAAAGTTACAGGAATTGTACAAAGGTTTaaatacacccccccacccctacCCGTCTAGTTGTTCCACAAGAGTTGACATTGAAGTAGAAGACTGCATTGAAAGCATCAGAATAAAGAGGTCTGCATCTTGGATCCCTTAGAGTTAGTAGATTTGGAAGCAAGCTAGGGACAGATTCCACTTTCACAGCAAGTGCTGCCATAGTTCCATTGGAGAagcattctgaaaaataaataactgaattcAGGACAACTATGCACACAGTTAATAGCACTGGCATCGTTTCAGACAACCATGGAGGAGTCCTATCTTACACATTCAAAATAATTACCAATCATCTTTATAGGGAAGCTGCAGGACAGAGAGAAGGTAGTCACCACAACCATGGTCTCAATATCCTTCAAAGTCAAGTCAAGCCTGCTTCTGATATCTGAAGAATGGATTACCTGTAGGTACAACGCATCCTGTAAGTATGGTGCTGGACCTGAAgtagtcacatttaaaaaaaaaaaatgcatttcttactTCATATGTTACATCAAGCGAATTGTATGGCACAGTAATCCAGAAGTTAGTAGCGTTGTCACTATAGTTGTACTGGGCAAGCAGATCACCAGAAAGTTCCATTGACCCCACAAAAGGAATCCAGTTGCGACCCAGGTTGCCATATGTTACCTGGATATAGAACTGGGCAATGTCACAATAGCCAGTTACTGTAGGTGGAACTGCAACAGAAGAGAAAGTCAATAAAGAGAAGTTGATTTGATAGAGATGTGTGCTTAAATGTCACTTACTAATATTTTTAACTGTGGCAACAACTTCTGCTGGATGGGTAAAGTGGATATCCTCTGGCACAACATTCAGCACATAGGTGATGGATAGAGTGAATACTCTGGTGTCTGGAGAGGTTGGCTGCAACATACAGAAAGGAATAagtttgtactaaagtaataaaaaggcAAGGAGAACATGGATACAGCCAAAGTCACTAAAAACATTCTATATGCAACTGTTAGACTAGTTCTATCTAGAAGCAAGTCCAATTAAGCAGACAATTCCAGCTTACAGAAGATCATAAATTCACCTCTGGATGTACATTGGGGTCCTCAAATGGCACCTGGAGACTGTAGGTCTTTGATCCATTGGGAAAGTCGTGTTCCTGGACATTATACCCTTTCAGGTTTGCGTCTGGCAGAGTTAGAGTCTCTTGTCCAACTATAATTTGTACAAGCTCCACATCGGGCAGGAATGTCCCCAGGGTCACATTGAAAAGGTGGTCCTTTGGAACAGTGTCTGGGGAAAATGATCACATTTTGCGTGAAGCTAACCTGGAACACAGGTTCTGCACCTGCACAGTTTAAATACTTACTGTTTGTGACACGAGGTGGCCGAGGCATGAAAGGAGTTGTTACTGGGTGAAGTATTGTGTACTTAGTTTCATCATACACCTCATCTTGCCAGATATGCTCAAGCATTGgttcaatacaaaatgtaattccaTATGTTTTGTTCAACACAtggctcttttaaaaaaaaaaaaaaaaaaaaaaaaaaaaaaaaaagttagttattcaaatttaaaattggATGGGGGAggagatttattttaataaaaataaaacaaaccttgtAATAACCACCATCTGCTCCCACAGGAATTTGAACTGTGATGAGATTGGGACCAACATCCAGTTTATATTCTCTTTCCTCAACTGTTTCAGGGTTAAGCTTTTGACCATCAATTCCCATTTGAACATTCAGGTCCTTAATGGGTGTTGCAGAAACAAGCGGTGTAAGGACTCGTGGAACTTTCCACGTAATCATATCTTCCGTGAACGAGGTATCATCTGGAGGATGCAAATACCATTTACAGGTATGTATTTAATAGCTGTAGCAGGATTTATGCAAATAATGAATACACTTTTACTCACGAATAGGGCATGCAATTGCAGTATCCACCATCATGAGCATCCATCTCTTCTTATAGAAGGTAGTTGACCTTATGACCGCTACTGGCACAGACTGGATCTGTTGGAGAgtagggggttggggggggggaatTTACATCCCATTCTGTTAAAGCAGGCATGTGACCAAACTTGTAATAGTTTGGCCAAACCTATAATGCATGGATAAACAGCCACTTATGATTACACTCACCTCCTGAAGTTGCATTTCAGTTGCATTGTATGCAGCTCTAAGCAATATTCGGGTAGGTGTAGTGCTTATTCCATAGCCATTTGATATGGCCTGAGCAACAGTCATAGATTTCTTTTCTGAGCGATGGAACACTACCTGCCAGACTGAGTTCTCAGCAGCAGCTGCCTGGAGGGGGTGAAATAGTTATTTGTCCGCaactaacaattaacaatttttaaaatcatGGTTCGATTTGTTTTACCTCAATTTGTATGTTGGACCAATCCTCAGGTTGATCTTGAGCAAAGCTAGATTCAATTAGTGGCACTCCTCTCCTAACAGATACCTAAAAAGACAAAGTATATTTGAGTCACAACATTTGTAGTGCTGCGACTTTCAAATCTATTAATACTTGGAAGCATAACACATTACCACTACCGATTATATCGGGCAGCGTGTCCAGGGCTTAAATGGAGATTGCGtcacaatatattatttttacatgtatgtgcatcacacactgcccgatTGTTCGTCCCTTCCAGCAATTTCAACGCAATTCTGGTGTTTGAATGTTGTGGGGCATATTCCCTGAATGACAATACCTGAACGTGTATGGATATAAATGGACATTAATGAAACCGCTTGTCTTAGGAAAAACAGCAAACTTGTGTCTTAAGGgcccttggttcctggcaggaatactcAACATGACCAGGGCTAGGGGGaaatctggactgggtgaggctgaaagaCAGTAAAACCGTAAACACgtggtttggtgcaaggaagacgaAATAGATGTCAACAAGCTGTTGGATGGAAGGATGCAGACAAAATGCAAAGTATTTATCAATTAAAGACAAGATGCACAAATGATCAAGAAAGTGGCTACTCGAGTGAAAAAGactaaatatccaagcaaaactgaacattttgcactccacattGAATGCTAAACAAGGAAAGCTTCACAGTTCAATAGTAAAGAGAAACTTCATGTTAACCATGCTGACAAATTATTCcttacaaaaaaggaaaatgcaaGAGAAAAATGTATTCCATTTGTTTGTATACAAAGTCCATGCAGACCTCTCTGAAAGCAAGACAGCCCCATAAACACTGTACTTCAACTATCacgaaatatttacagaatagaCTTACAGCCATGGATTAATTTGTTAATAGCCTTTTAATTAAACACCAATCCACGTTTATTTACAACGAGGCATCACCCAGATGCTTATGGTGAAAACATGCACTATGCTTTCCCTGCATGTACACAAAAAGCCTTTTGGTATAATTATACTGGTATAAATGTATTTGAAGTTACACTAGTGGGCTTACCACTGCATTAAAAGCGATCTCTAAAACCGCTGAATGATGCTCGTCTGAGGCTCAGGGTCTCTCCATCTTACACTACACTTCTtttgccccccacccccatacTCCATGAATTGGAGGGGAATGGCATATGTATATTATCCAATTAAGTCACCTTACACTTAATTTCTTTAATTTGGTGGTTCTCATTTCTACAATCCAATTCGCCAATGTAGCGATTACAACATGTACTAAAAGTCAAATGGTAACGTGTACTATATGTTTTGACCTGGATGGACTTCATTACTACCTCGCCTCTACACTACAGGCAAACACGCATTTGCTCTTGGGTGTTCAAAAAACTTGCTATTGGGATAAGAAAGTGAATTATTGCAAGACACCCTTTCATTCAGTTTAAAGTTTCAGCTGAAACTGTATGAGCAGCATcagccattttaaaaacaatgaacacaCGATTCAGCATTGTATTCAACCAATATAAAACTGGGTATTCCAATAATGAACAACTTGCATTAGACATTTGCAAAGATACATTTTATAATCATGCAACAGAGAAACATGGCAAGAAGAATTCTGAGAATCAAAACCTTTTTGTTCCAATTTCAAGAGTCATCTAAACAGCACTGATAAATCAGTTACCTGTTCCAAGCAGTTTTATAGTCAAATTAAGACTCTCACTTCATATTGGCAAAGCATCACTGCATCAACAAGATTTTGTAGTTGGCCATGTAAAAGTTGTTAGGATCTTGGGTTCTTACCTCCATGTAGTTTCGTTCACATAGAATTTCCCTCGTTGCCCATGGGAAATAAGGGCACGTCATTGTCTGCACGTATGATGAAGCTGAAGACATATCGCTATTTGGAGACACGCCAATTCTTACCGTAAGTGTATACGTTTCATCAttctttaaaacaagaaaaagggCTAGTTTAGTTATGTGCCAGCATATGTATACAGTAGTAGAATTCTAAACGTTAGAAGTAATACATACCGTGTTTTGAGCATAGCAGCTTAGGACAGAAGCAAGGAATTTAGCATTTCCCCAGAAATCCACGGTTAAACTAAATCCACACTGTGCTGCCAGTTTTGGAGAGAGGGTAACAGACTGTCCCCGTTTGTCTATAGAAAGACAAATTGTGCAAATCATTCAAGTCTACTTAAGTTAGCTTTTAAAATAGACGCTGTGTACGGGCCAACAGGAAGAGTAACTTAAATGGTACATCGTTACACTATtggcaaatgtgtatttttcaagGTGATTTTCGGCACATGCGATTTCATATGCTACCTTATAACTTGTGGAAAAAACGTCAGTTTTCCTCCTCAAAATAAACGCCCATACTCTAAATGAAGCCTATAGACACTCACTTATGGGGTCAATCCGGAAATATTTTCCAACAAGAAACGATCTATCGAGCAGTATCATCATAACACTCTCTTGACATTCTGTGGTCACGAACCCTGCAAGAAACAGCaatgttcttattaaaaaaaaaaaaaaaaaccacacacaccacaacaagTTGGCTACAAACCAAAAACAGTTACCTGGTATA
The Polyodon spathula isolate WHYD16114869_AA chromosome 5, ASM1765450v1, whole genome shotgun sequence DNA segment above includes these coding regions:
- the LOC121315370 gene encoding uncharacterized protein LOC121315370 translates to MAVTGFLLAYSGDSIPDHVPQEHRQHPANLLLDQAGDSLYSTAGQADSIAVSIGNQSLGADKRGQSVTLSPKLAAQCGFSLTVDFWGNAKFLASVLSCYAQNTNDETYTLTVRIGVSPNSDMSSASSYVQTMTCPYFPWATREILCERNYMEVSVRRGVPLIESSFAQDQPEDWSNIQIEAAAAENSVWQVVFHRSEKKSMTVAQAISNGYGISTTPTRILLRAAYNATEMQLQEVSSVPVAVIRSTTFYKKRWMLMMVDTAIACPIHDTSFTEDMITWKVPRVLTPLVSATPIKDLNVQMGIDGQKLNPETVEEREYKLDVGPNLITVQIPVGADGGYYKSHVLNKTYGITFCIEPMLEHIWQDEVYDETKYTILHPVTTPFMPRPPRVTNNTVPKDHLFNVTLGTFLPDVELVQIIVGQETLTLPDANLKGYNVQEHDFPNGSKTYSLQVPFEDPNVHPEPTSPDTRVFTLSITYVLNVVPEDIHFTHPAEVVATVKNIIPPTVTGYCDIAQFYIQVTYGNLGRNWIPFVGSMELSGDLLAQYNYSDNATNFWITVPYNSLDVTYEVIHSSDIRSRLDLTLKDIETMVVVTTFSLSCSFPIKMIECFSNGTMAALAVKVESVPSLLPNLLTLRDPRCRPLYSDAFNAVFYFNVNSCGTTRRFDNNFMIYENEVLFSIPGNSYQLAIACHFQINDTQVIQFMDQDNIQHDIQPGFGNLEVIMRLALDSSYSVFYESQDYPLVKYLRTPLYFEVELLYSQDPQVDLVLENCWATYSADRDSLPQWDVVVESCEYTADTYKTVFHPVSSNGRVKFPSHFKRFEVKMFSFAEDQEALKGEIYFHCGVVMCDANQISDSLCNKECVSTKRRIGKAAFN